The Metamycoplasma canadense genomic interval GAACATTCTATTCAAGAAATACGCGAAAAACTAAAAAATGCTAATTTAGTTGTTGTCACAGCTGGTATGGGGGGTGGAACAGGAACTGGTGCTTCTCCAGTAATAGCAAAAATTGCTAAAGAGCAAAAAGCATTAGTTATTGCAATTGTAACCACACCGTTTAGTTTTGAAGGCGCAAAGCGAAACAAAGTCGCTAATGAAGGTATTGAAGAGTTAAAAAAATATGTCGATTCTTATATTGTTATTTCCAATGAAAAATTAAGAGAATCATACGGTGATGTCTCTTACGGTGATGCTTTTAAGATAGCTGACAATGTCGTTAAACAATTTATAAGAACCGTTGTTGATATAATCGCTGTTCCAGGTCTTGTTAATTTAGATTTGGCTGATTTAGATACATTAATAAGAAATTGTGGTGAAACTGTCATTGGGATCGGAAATGCTAATGGCGAAAATGCAGCACAATTAGCTATGAAAAATGCAATTAGTAGTCCTATTTTACAAAGTAGTATTAAAGGAGTAACTAAAGCAATAGTTTATTTTTCATCTGCAAAAAATAGCTCAATAAATGATTTTGAAAAAGCAATTGAAGAACTAAGAAAAGTTGCAGGTCAAGACATAGATATAATTTTTGGTATTGGTAAACCAGTGAATGAAGATGCAGAAAAACTTGGTGAAACTTATGTTTCTGTTATAGCAACAGGAAAAAAAGAAGAAACCCAAGATGAGGATTTTCAAACAGTTGATCAAAATTATGATTTAAAAAATTCAATTTATAAAACAAGAGAATTTTTAAAAGTTACAAATTCTTTAACTTTTGAAAACTCCGAGAATCATTTAGATAGTGAAAATTTAAATGATGACGATTTAAATTTAATTTATAACAGATATAGTTAATAAAATGATGTAAGAAATTTTATTATTCATATGATCCGATTAAAATTTAAATTTAAGAAGAGGCTTAGCCTCTTTTTTTATATAATATTTTAATTATGTATAAATTTTTTAGTGATGAGAAAAAAGATAATTATTTTATACTGGATTTAGAAACAATAAAGCATTTAAAAGTAATAAGAATAAAAAATCAAAATTTTTATATTAATTATCAAAATGAATTTTATTTATGTAATTTTGAATTCCCTAATAAAGCAATTATTAAGGAAAAAATTGATATTAATAATGAATCTAATTTTGAAATTTGAGTTGCTATCCCTTTAATTAAGCAAAACCATTTTGAAATTGCTTTACAAAAAGCGGTTGAATTAGGGGCTACAAAAATTATTCCTTTTTTTTCTGAGTTTACAGATAAAACAAATATGTTAATAAATAATAAAATTAAAAGATTTGAAAAAATTATTAAAGAAGCAGCATCTCAGTCTTTTAGAAATAAAATTCCTTTTTTAAATACTCCATTAAGTTTTGAAGAAATTATTAATTTAAATATTAAAAATAAAATTTTGGCTTACGAAAATGAAAAAAATAACAGTTTTAAAAAAATAAATGATGATGTTTTATTAATAGTTGGGCCTGAAGGCGGATTTTCGGAACAAGAAATAAAAATGACTAAAGAAAAAAATGTAGAAATAGTTAGTTTAACTAAAACTATTTTACGAGCAGAAACAGCTTTAATTTATATGCTATCAAAAATTGTTTAATATAAAATTTTTTGTTATAATTGATAAGCATAATTTAAAATTGCAATTTAAAAATTAATTTTTAGTTATTACTATTAAGCTAAAATAGTAATCATAAAATAAAATAAGAAAAGGAAAGTATGCGTCAAACAACAATTATTAGAAAAGAATTAGTTGATAAAAAATGATACATTATCGATGCAGCCAACGTACCATTAGGTAGACTTTCAACTCTTGTAGCTTCAATCCTTCGTGGAAAAAACAAACCAACATTTACTCCAAATGTTGATATGGGCGACAATGTAGTTGTTATTAATGCAAAAGATGTTCTTTTAACAGCTAAAAAAGATGAAAAGAAAATTTACTATCACCACACCGGATATCCTGGTGGTTTAAAACAAATTACCGCTGCTGGATTAAGAGCTAAAAAACCAGAAGCTTTAATAGAAAAAGCAGTTAGAGGTATGTTGCCTCACACCAAATTAGGCCGTAAACAATTTAAAAACTTATATGTTTATGCTAATGCAGAACATAAACAAGCATCACAACAACCAACATTAATCGAGGTTAAATAATGGCAGATAAAATTAGATATTATGGTCTAGGACGTCGTAAATCATCTGTTGCTAGAGTTTATTTAATTCCTGGAAAAGGTAATTTTGTAATCAATGGTAAAGAAGCAAGACAATATTTAAATTCAGATATTTTATTAAAAGATGCTTTAAGCCCATTTGTAGTTACTGAAACAACAAATCAATTTGATATTTTTGCAAATGTAAATGGTGGTGGTTTAACTGGTCAAGCTGGTGCTATTAGATTAGGTATTGCTAGAGGTTTATTAGAAGCTTCAAATAATGAATATCGTAACAAATTAAAAGATGCTGGTTTCTTAACAAGAGATGCTCGTGTTAAGGAACGTAAAAAATTCGGTTTGAGAAAAGCAAGAAGAGCAAGACAATTTTCAAAACGTTAATTTTTTTTGTGGTATACTTATATGGGTTTTCACCCATATACCATATGCGAGCATAGCTCAGTTGGTTAGAGCACACGACTGATAATCGTGAGGTCGATGGTTCAAGTCCATTTGTTCGCACCATTTCAAGAAATTGATCAAGACACGCTTTAGCGTGTTTTTATTTAACTTTTATGGTATAATTGTTGCGAATACAAAATTATTTGCATTCGCTATTTAATACTTGGTAAAAATTAAGATTTTTGCTAGGTTTTGAAAGGATAAAATATGGTTTCAAAAACAAGAAAAAGTGAATTAGTTAAACAATTTGGTAGAAATGATAAAGATACTGGTTACTTGCCTGTTCAAATCGCTATTTTAACTGAAGATATTGAATCTCTAAAAAAACATTTCGCTGTTAATAAAAAGGATTTACACTCAATGCGTGGTTTTATGGCAAAAGTTAATCACCGTAAAGCTTTATTAAATCACTTAAAAAATGAAGATTATTCACTATATCAATCAACCATTAAAGCATTAAATATTAGAAAATAGTTTTAAATTTTATTTTATTAATATTTATATAATTGCCTAAGCAAAAATGCTTGGGTTTTATTTTTATTTCTAGTTGTTTAATAAGGTTTATTTTTTGTGTTTTATAGTAAAATTTTACTATGATTAATATTGTTTTATATCAACCAGAAATAAGCCCTAATACCGCTAATATTATTAGAACTTGTTTTGCTACGAAAGCTAAATTGCACATTATAAAACCTACTGCATTTGATTTACACCCTCATTGATTAAAAAGAAAAGCAGCTGGTCATTTCTTGTCTGAAATTCAACACGAAATACATGAAAGTTATGAGAAGTTTTTTTTAAAATATGGTAGTAAAAATATTTATTATATAACTCGATATGGGTTAAAAAATTATGCAGAAATTAATTTTAAGGATATTATTTCGCAACAAAATAATGAAGTTTGAGTAATGTTTGGGACAGAAAGCACAGGAATACCGAAGAAAATAATGCAAGATAAGATTGCAAATTGTTTAAGAATTCCCATGAATGAAGAATGCAGAAGTTTGAATTTAGCAAATTCTGTTGCAATTGTTTTATATGAAATTTGTCGCCAAATTAATTTTCAGGATTTATCATTATACGAGGTTCAAAAAGGAAAAGACTTTATTTTAAAAAAGGATTAATATTATGATTCATTGATTTCCCGGCCACATGGCTAAACAGTTTAGATTATTACAAGAAAAACAAAAATTATTTGATTTATTTATTGTTGTAATGGATTCGCGAATACCTAAAAGTTCATTTAATGAAGAAATTTTTAAAATAATTAATAACAAACCAATACTTTTTGTTTTTAACAAATCAGATAAAGGAAATTTAAATTTATTAAAACCTTTTATAAAGAATTATGAAAAAAGAGGACAAGTAATTGTCACAAATTTAAAAAACAAAGATGGATATAAAAAAATTAATTATGCATTAAATAAAGAATATATAAAATTTAAAGCAAAAAACGAAGCAAAAGGAAAATTAACACCACCATTAAAGTGTGTGATTTTAGGTGTTCCAAATGTAGGAAAATCAACATTAATTAATACAATGGCGAAATCTAAATCAACAAAAGTTGGAGCAATAGCAGGAATTACTAGGTCTGAACAATGAATAAATTGTAAGAATTATATGTTGTTAGATACACCAGGGCTTTTAATGCCTAAAATAGAAAGCGATGAGGTAGGAGCTAAATTGGCTATTGTCGGATCGATTCGGCAAGAGGCTATTGATATTAATGAACTTATTTTGGCATTATATCGTTTAATGTCAAAATATTATCCACAAAAATTAAATGAAATTAATCTTGATGCAACTTTTTCTGAAGAAGAAATTTTTGAAAATTTAAATAAATATGCAAAAAATAACAATTTACTTTTAAAAAATAATGTTTACGATGTTAAAAAAGGTATTAATATGTTAATTAATTATTTTAAAAATATGAATAATGTAATTTTTGATTTTTATGAAGAAAGTGAATAAGCACATGAATGAAGAAAAAAAACAAAAAATTAAAATAAATTATGTTGCCTTAGGGGATGCTTTTGTGTCCGGATTTAATTCTAAAATAGGTTTTTCAACAAATGGTTTTTTAAATGATAACAATAAAATTTTTGGTCTTTGTTATCCTTCTTTTTTAGCTAAATTAATTTCACAAAATAAAGATTTTGAATTAAATAGTTTTTATAATTTCGGAATAATCAATGCATCTTTTGACATTATTCAATCCTTGTACACTAATGATAAAAAAACCTTAAAAAAATTAAGTAATAAAATTGATTTAATTCAATCTATTGATTGATTTTCATCAAATCCATTTAAAAATTATTTTTCAAACTTCTTAAAAGATTGAAATATAAATAATAATGATTTTGCTTTTTTTAATAATACAATTAAAAAAGCAAATTTAATTACCTTAACAGCCGGATTTTATGATTTTATTCATATTCTACCTTTTAAAGAAATTTTATCTCTTCGTAAGTTAAAAAACGAAGATAAAGAAAAGCAAATTTTATTAGTTAAAAATAAAATTAAAGAAGGTTCAATTGAAATCGAAAGAAAATTAATTTCTCTTATTTCTAATATTAAATCAATAAATCAAAATGCAAAAATTATTTTAACTAATTACTCGCCACTTTTTTTAAATCTAAAGAATATTATTAATACATTTTTAAATAAATTTGAAACTAATAAATTTGACTTATATTTATATTTAGAAAATACCCTTAATTTATTAATTCTTAATGCTGCAAAATCTACATCAATTGATTTTATTGATATTCATGATGATAAATACTGATCTGAAAATAAAAAGTATCTTTTTGAAAATATTTTTTCTATTTATCCCAATGAAAAAGGTTACAAAAAAATTGGAATGGATATTTATACCAAACTATTTATTAATAAAAAGAATTTGCAATTTGATTTTAATAATATTACTTTTATTAATAATTACATATTAAACCAAGAATTTTGAACAAGAGATTTAAAAAGTTACATTTCAATTAATAAGTCTTCAAATAATATTGATTTATTTAATGAAGTATATGGGAAAAATAAAAACGAGAATATTTATCTTTCAGATGAAAACGAAATTAAAAATTCAGGTCATTTATCTTTTGATATAAAAATTACTGATTTTTTATCTCTTGTTATTAGATATGGGAAATTTCCGATTAGTAATATTTCTAAAAAAATTATTTCTGAAAAATTTTCAGAAATTTATCAGAAATATGATTTTTTTAAAAAAATAAATATTTTTTTAAGCAACGAACAAAGATCAAAAGAAGCAGTTTTAATTTTATTAAAAGATAGAAAAATAGATAATATTCTTTATAGTTTAGAAAAAGTTTTAATGCATAAAAACTTGCTTGAGAATAAGGAAATTAATTATGAATTAGTAAAAAATGAATTAAGTAAAATTTTAAAAACTGAACAAAACATGGTTTATGATGTTTTGAAATACTTTTTTAGCTCTGGATTAATTAATGAATCTAAAAAAGAAATAAAAGAAATATTTGAAATTTTTATAAAAGAAAGTTTGAATACCGATTTACTTAATTATTTATTTAACTTTAAAAATAATAAGAAATTTGAACAAATAAAATCTTATTTATCATCGTTAAATTCTTTTAAGGAATTTCTTGATTTCTTTATTGAATCATTGATTAATTATTCGGATATTTATGTTAAATTAGATAATTTTGATCAATTATGGAATAAATTTATAATTAAAAATAAATATAATCTTCTTTTACTTTTTGATAAGATGTTAGGCGAACTAACGAATGATGAAAAAATCGAAAAAACCATTGATTTTTTTACTCAATCTATTAAAGGATTGCTAAGGTTAGAAATTGAATCTAAGGATTATAAAATAATAAAGAATTCTATTTCAGAAATTTTGAATATTTGCAAGAATAATACTGAATATTTAAATAATATTTTTGTTAAGTTTCTTGATAATTTAAAAAATATATCAATATATAATTTATTTTTTCTTAAAAAAATTAAGAAATATAAATTTTTTAAGAAACGCTATTTAATTTCATTTAATAGGTTTTTTATAATCAGTTTAAAATTGGTTAAAAATTTATTAAAAATTAAACAAATAATTTCAAAATATAAAATATAAAATGCAACTTAAATTAAGCTGCATTTTTTTATCCTAAAATACCATTTTTTATTTGTGGATTTGAAGACATTTCTTTCATTTGTTTTGACATTCTTTCGAAATCATTAACGAGCATATTGTATTCTCTTGCCGATCTTCCAGACCCTTTAATTATTCTTTCTTTTCTTGAATTATTTTTCAAAAGTTTAGGATTTTTCTTTTCTAATTCTGTCATTGAATTAATTAAATAAGTATAGATTTTAAATTTGTTTTCAGCTTCATCAATTTTTTCATCACTTACTTTATCTGCCATGCCGGGAATTAATTTTAAAATTGATTTCATTTTACCTAGTTTTTTAATTTGCGATAAAGAGTTCATCAAATCATTTAAATCGAATTTTCCACTTAGCATTTTATATCCGATTTTTTTCATTAATTTTTCATCAACTTCTTCTGAAGCTTTTTCAATTAATGATAGAACATCACCCATTCCTAAAATTCTATCAGCCATTCTATCAGGGTAAAATAATTCTAAACCTGATATTTTTTCACTAACCCCTATAAAAGCAATTGGGATTTGCAATAGATGGGTAATGCTTAGTGCCGCACCACCTCTTGCATCAGAATCTAGTTTTGTAATTATTGTTCCACTAAGTTGTAATTCTTCATGGAATTTTTTAGCTGTGTTTATAACGTCCTGACCGCTCATTGAATCTACAACTAAAAATATATAATCAGGTTTAATTTTTTTCTTTATTTCTTTTAGTTCATTCATTAACTCTTCATCAATAGCCAAACGCCCTGCAGTATCAATTATTACTAAATCGTTTTCATGTTGTTGTGCTTCTTTTATTGAATTCTCAGCAATTAATAATGCATTGTTTTCTTTTTTTGTATAAAAATCCGTTTGAGTTTGTTTAGCTAATTGTTCTAGTTGATCCCTGGCTGCTGGACGATAAATATCATCTCCAACAAGCAATGGTTTTTTAAAAGTATTTTTCTTTTTAAAATAAACAGCTAATTTTGCAGAGGTTGTAGTTTTACCTGATCCTTGTAAACCAACCATCATAATTTTAGTTGGAAAAGATTTAGGCTCAATTTCAATTG includes:
- the ftsZ gene encoding cell division protein FtsZ, whose amino-acid sequence is MSEKELENFNSVANIKVIGVGGGGNNSIEGILDSKIDGLEFIVANTDKQILDKFDKSLTLQLGDKRGIGAGANPEVGKKAAEHSIQEIREKLKNANLVVVTAGMGGGTGTGASPVIAKIAKEQKALVIAIVTTPFSFEGAKRNKVANEGIEELKKYVDSYIVISNEKLRESYGDVSYGDAFKIADNVVKQFIRTVVDIIAVPGLVNLDLADLDTLIRNCGETVIGIGNANGENAAQLAMKNAISSPILQSSIKGVTKAIVYFSSAKNSSINDFEKAIEELRKVAGQDIDIIFGIGKPVNEDAEKLGETYVSVIATGKKEETQDEDFQTVDQNYDLKNSIYKTREFLKVTNSLTFENSENHLDSENLNDDDLNLIYNRYS
- a CDS encoding 16S rRNA (uracil(1498)-N(3))-methyltransferase, which gives rise to MYKFFSDEKKDNYFILDLETIKHLKVIRIKNQNFYINYQNEFYLCNFEFPNKAIIKEKIDINNESNFEIWVAIPLIKQNHFEIALQKAVELGATKIIPFFSEFTDKTNMLINNKIKRFEKIIKEAASQSFRNKIPFLNTPLSFEEIINLNIKNKILAYENEKNNSFKKINDDVLLIVGPEGGFSEQEIKMTKEKNVEIVSLTKTILRAETALIYMLSKIV
- the rplM gene encoding 50S ribosomal protein L13, encoding MRQTTIIRKELVDKKWYIIDAANVPLGRLSTLVASILRGKNKPTFTPNVDMGDNVVVINAKDVLLTAKKDEKKIYYHHTGYPGGLKQITAAGLRAKKPEALIEKAVRGMLPHTKLGRKQFKNLYVYANAEHKQASQQPTLIEVK
- the rpsI gene encoding 30S ribosomal protein S9, which encodes MADKIRYYGLGRRKSSVARVYLIPGKGNFVINGKEARQYLNSDILLKDALSPFVVTETTNQFDIFANVNGGGLTGQAGAIRLGIARGLLEASNNEYRNKLKDAGFLTRDARVKERKKFGLRKARRARQFSKR
- the rpsO gene encoding 30S ribosomal protein S15, with amino-acid sequence MVSKTRKSELVKQFGRNDKDTGYLPVQIAILTEDIESLKKHFAVNKKDLHSMRGFMAKVNHRKALLNHLKNEDYSLYQSTIKALNIRK
- a CDS encoding tRNA (cytidine(34)-2'-O)-methyltransferase; amino-acid sequence: MINIVLYQPEISPNTANIIRTCFATKAKLHIIKPTAFDLHPHWLKRKAAGHFLSEIQHEIHESYEKFFLKYGSKNIYYITRYGLKNYAEINFKDIISQQNNEVWVMFGTESTGIPKKIMQDKIANCLRIPMNEECRSLNLANSVAIVLYEICRQINFQDLSLYEVQKGKDFILKKD
- the ylqF gene encoding ribosome biogenesis GTPase YlqF, whose product is MAKQFRLLQEKQKLFDLFIVVMDSRIPKSSFNEEIFKIINNKPILFVFNKSDKGNLNLLKPFIKNYEKRGQVIVTNLKNKDGYKKINYALNKEYIKFKAKNEAKGKLTPPLKCVILGVPNVGKSTLINTMAKSKSTKVGAIAGITRSEQWINCKNYMLLDTPGLLMPKIESDEVGAKLAIVGSIRQEAIDINELILALYRLMSKYYPQKLNEINLDATFSEEEIFENLNKYAKNNNLLLKNNVYDVKKGINMLINYFKNMNNVIFDFYEESE
- the ffh gene encoding signal recognition particle protein, with product MLDFIQKRIQKSIDKINKKLSINEEDILEILREVKLALLEADVNLEVVKSFIKQVKEKALNSQIIGKLNQQQTVLKIFKDELTSILGNNTIEIEPKSFPTKIMMVGLQGSGKTTTSAKLAVYFKKKNTFKKPLLVGDDIYRPAARDQLEQLAKQTQTDFYTKKENNALLIAENSIKEAQQHENDLVIIDTAGRLAIDEELMNELKEIKKKIKPDYIFLVVDSMSGQDVINTAKKFHEELQLSGTIITKLDSDARGGAALSITHLLQIPIAFIGVSEKISGLELFYPDRMADRILGMGDVLSLIEKASEEVDEKLMKKIGYKMLSGKFDLNDLMNSLSQIKKLGKMKSILKLIPGMADKVSDEKIDEAENKFKIYTYLINSMTELEKKNPKLLKNNSRKERIIKGSGRSAREYNMLVNDFERMSKQMKEMSSNPQIKNGILG